The nucleotide sequence TCCATTGCACGAGCGTTGATACGTCAGCCAAAAATCATTTTGCTAGATGAAGCAACCTCAGCTTTAGATAACCAGTCAGAGAAAAAAATCCAGCAAGCCCTGAATTACCTGACAGAAACACCCACTACTTTTATTGTGGCTCATCGGCTTTCAACGATCAAAGAGGCAGATAAAATCGTTGTGATCGATGAAGGAAAAATCGTTGAAATAGGTACTTACGAAAAACTGTTAGCTCAAAAAGGCTATTTCTACCGCTTGAAAAATGAATGACAAAAAATAGGAGCTATGACAAGACTTTTGTCGTAGCTCCTATTTCTGAATAAACGGTGTTCTCCTGCCAACTCCTCGGTCACAAGTCACAATAGTCATCAAACATGAGAAGCTGTTTTTTGAAATTGTTCCTTGTAACTCAGAGTTAAACGGTAGGCTCACGACCTCTTGGTAAATGGTGTTCAAGAGACAGCCTATCGGCAATAAGAAGCAATTTTGTCATCGCTCAAGGCCGAACGTCTCTTTCACACCCTCTGTTGTTTCATAAAATAGTTTTATTCGCTGTAAAGGTCGCGAACTGGTGTCATGATGATACGGTTCAAGTCATTGATGATTGTACTGAAGCCTTGCTCTTTTTGCATCAAGTCATTGATTACTTCTTCTGATTGGATTTTCACAGCCATTTCTTGTGCTTTCATTGCATCTTCGTCGCTGAACTCTTGTCCACTCATTTGTTTTTCTTGTAATTCGATTTGCATCGCTTGGAAGTCTTTGAACAGTTTGTGTGCTTCTTCGTTTGCTTGTACTTTCTCGTACGCTTCTTTCAACGCTTTGAATTCTGGTAATTCACGGATCTCACGTTCGATTTGATTCGCGCTATCGTAGATGTTTGACATGTTATGCCCTCTTTTCTTTTAGTAGTTACTCTCTATTGTAACATGGGGTTATTCGTTTTCAAAGGGGCTACTCTCCTTGATATTTCCGCCAGAGGTCTTTAGCCGCTTCACCAATTCCCTGAACGCCTTCTTTCACCATATCGCCGAAGTTTTTCAGCCCTTCTTTTGCTTGTTCACCATATTGATTCAAGTTATCTTGCCAATTTCCAGACTCTCCATTAGAATTTCCTGTGTTTCCAACTTGATCTGCAGCTACCACTTGTCCTCCTGTGGCATAGGCATCTGCTACACTAAATCCTGTTTTTGAAGTATACGGAAGGATGCCTTCTGCCGCTGATTTGAAGACTTTCCCGACAACATTTCCACTTGTCCCTTCCAAATAGTGCAGCTTGCTGGATTCTTCGTAACCCATCCATGTCGAAATCACTACGTCTGGCGTGTAACCGATCATCCATTGGTCATTTGCTTTTGTGGCATCGAAATTAGTTTCTGTGGTTC is from Enterococcus faecium and encodes:
- a CDS encoding YlbF family regulator, which codes for MSNIYDSANQIEREIRELPEFKALKEAYEKVQANEEAHKLFKDFQAMQIELQEKQMSGQEFSDEDAMKAQEMAVKIQSEEVINDLMQKEQGFSTIINDLNRIIMTPVRDLYSE